The following is a genomic window from Brevibacterium limosum.
CTCGCGTCCGGGAAGCCGCTTGTGATGGTCAAGCCCCATGAACCAGCCGCGGAAGTGCTCGAGGGGGGTCTTCTGGATCGATGTCCGGCAGTCGACCCGATGAGCAGGCAAGGAGTTGTCGACCTCATCGAAGAAGCCGAAACGCGAAGCGGGTTGGCCGCTGAACTGGCTCAGTTCTACCTGGGCGATACAGCAGCCGGTGAGCAGACTTCACGGTTCATTCAGTCGAGTGAACAAGTGATCAGGAACCGCTCCGAGGAACGTCGTTTGAAGCACGCTGAGTGAGCCGTGTGACATTTTCTTAACCTGAAGTAACAGAATGATAAACTAACGCGGAACTAATTCTGCGGCTCACGAGGTGAGCTTTGACCTTTGGACGGATTCAGCAATGAAACGAGTCATCACTTACGGAACTTTCGACCTGCTCCATTACGGGCATATTCGACTGCTCCAGAGGTGCAAAGATCAAGGTGATTACCTGGTCGTCGCACTGTCCAGTGACGAATTCAATGCTGGCAAAGGCAAGAAGTCGTACTTCTCCTATGAAGAGCGCAAACACATGCTCGAAGCGATTCGCTATGTCGATCTCGTCATTCCTGAGGACAATTGGGAGCAGAAGTCGACCGACGTGGAGAAATATCACATCGACACTTTTGTCATGGGCGATGACT
Proteins encoded in this region:
- the tagD gene encoding glycerol-3-phosphate cytidylyltransferase, which produces MKRVITYGTFDLLHYGHIRLLQRCKDQGDYLVVALSSDEFNAGKGKKSYFSYEERKHMLEAIRYVDLVIPEDNWEQKSTDVEKYHIDTFVMGDDWEGEFDFLKDKCEVVYLERTPEISTTRIKSELGKP